The Ictidomys tridecemlineatus isolate mIctTri1 chromosome 6, mIctTri1.hap1, whole genome shotgun sequence genome includes a region encoding these proteins:
- the LOC120887434 gene encoding uncharacterized protein LOC120887434, translating to MSAAPFRRGRSLDPEPPGYESPSPCSSATSCGGEALGGRAGRRIWQLLLLLLLLLSLGLANFYVPLLALQAQMTSPASLCVSVSILGLCLLWCSSLPVAGALTFILVHRLCMERLLPVQRILWRRLTIARIWSLRLLSTLIRRTCQGTLHLLRHLQWEASLTLFSMAQWAFYSLVDSQHESGKALELLLRVVLQPMVMALLARCQDRMWAAAAWVARAVRGGGLKLLGPARLCWAGSKDLDAVTTSLPATRVPFSQRFPGPDPASLSKLPSASISLCVVNGDTNTRQGEGGCGFGATNIPLSTRFQSSRPSRRAARWSSRQALAQQVKASCVLVVLLYIYAASVFVQILK from the coding sequence ATGAGTGCAGCCCCATTCCGCAGGGGCAGGAGCCTGGACCCAGAGCCTCCAGGTTATGAAAGCCCCTCACCCTGCTCCTCCGCCACCAGCTGTGGGGGAGAGGCCCTagggggcagggcaggcaggagaatctggcagctcctgctcctgctcctgctcctgctcagcTTGGGCCTGGCGAACTTCTATGTGCCCCTCCTGGCGCTGCAGGCACAGATGACCAGCCCGGCCTCGCTCTGCGTCTCTGTCTCCATCCTGGGCCTCTGCCTCCTGTGGTGTAGCAGCCTGCCGGTGGCAGGGGCGCTCACCTTCATCCTGGTCCACAGGCTGTGCATGGAGAGGCTGCTGCCCGTGCAGCGGATCCTGTGGCGACGCCTGACCATCGCCAGGATCTGGAGTCTCCGACTGCTCTCCACGCTGATCCGCAGAACCTGCCAAGGCACCCTGCACCTCCTGCGGCACCTGCAGTGGGAGGCCAGCCTGACCCTCTTCTCCATGGCGCAGTGGGCCTTCTACAGCCTGGTCGACTCCCAGCACGAGAGCGGCAAGGCCTTGGAGCTGCTGCTGCGGGTGGTGCTGCAGCCCATGGTCATGGCCCTGCTGGCCCGCTGCCAGGACAGGATGTGGGCTGCTGCAGCGTGGGTGGCCCGGGCCGTTCGGGGTGGTGGCCTGAAACTCCTGGGGCCAGCCAGGCTGTGCTGGGCAGGCTCCAAAGATCTAGATGCCGTCACCACCAGCCTCCCTGCCACCAGGGTCCCTTTCAGCCAGCGTTTCCCTGGGCCTGACCCAGCCTCGCTGAGCAAGCTGCCGTCAGCCTCCATCAGCCTGTGCGTTGTGAATGGGGACACAAACACCAGGCAGGGAGAAGGAGGCTGTGGTTTTGGGGCGACCAACATACCCCTCAGCACCAGGTTCCAGAGCAGCAGGCCGAGCCGCAGGGCCGCCAGGTGGTCATCCAGGCAGGCCCTGGCCCAGCAGGTCAAGGCCTCCTGCGTCCTCGTAGTCCTTCTCTATATCTACGCCGCGTCCGTCTTCGTGCAGATCTTAAAATAA